A DNA window from Vigna angularis cultivar LongXiaoDou No.4 chromosome 1, ASM1680809v1, whole genome shotgun sequence contains the following coding sequences:
- the LOC128195506 gene encoding putative ETHYLENE INSENSITIVE 3-like 4 protein isoform X2, with translation MWKDGILLQKLKEKRPKEEPDQEAKQEASRWKKLSRAQDSILKYVVKIMEVCNAQGFVYGIISEKGGPVTGSSDSLREWWKESFWSHHRAFKSGQI, from the exons ATGTGGAAGGACGGAATCCTGTTGCAGAAGCTAAAGGAGAAACGCCCCAAAGAAGAGCCAGACCAAGAAGCAAAACAAGAAGCTTCTAGGTGGAAGAAGTTGTCAAGAGCACAAGATTCAATCCTTAAATACGTGGTGAAGATCATGGAAGTTTGCAATGCTCAAGGTTTTGTCTATGGGATTATCTCTGAGAAGGGTGGGCCAGTGACAGGGTCTTCTGACAGCTTACGTGAGTGGTGGAAAGAAAG TTTCTGGAGCCATCACAGGGCGTTCAAAAGTGGACAAATTTAG
- the LOC128195506 gene encoding ETHYLENE INSENSITIVE 3-like 1 protein isoform X1 has product MWKDGILLQKLKEKRPKEEPDQEAKQEASRWKKLSRAQDSILKYVVKIMEVCNAQGFVYGIISEKGGPVTGSSDSLREWWKERTLITSYGRLGECGKKT; this is encoded by the exons ATGTGGAAGGACGGAATCCTGTTGCAGAAGCTAAAGGAGAAACGCCCCAAAGAAGAGCCAGACCAAGAAGCAAAACAAGAAGCTTCTAGGTGGAAGAAGTTGTCAAGAGCACAAGATTCAATCCTTAAATACGTGGTGAAGATCATGGAAGTTTGCAATGCTCAAGGTTTTGTCTATGGGATTATCTCTGAGAAGGGTGGGCCAGTGACAGGGTCTTCTGACAGCTTACGTGAGTGGTGGAAAGAAAG GACTCTAATAACTAGCTATGGTCGGCTTGGTGAGTGCGGGAAGAAAacataa
- the LOC128195506 gene encoding putative ETHYLENE INSENSITIVE 3-like 4 protein isoform X4 translates to MWKDGILLQKLKEKRPKEEPDQEAKQEASRWKKLSRAQDSILKYVVKIMEVCNAQGFVYGIISEKGGPVTGSSDSLREWWKERFVVFYY, encoded by the exons ATGTGGAAGGACGGAATCCTGTTGCAGAAGCTAAAGGAGAAACGCCCCAAAGAAGAGCCAGACCAAGAAGCAAAACAAGAAGCTTCTAGGTGGAAGAAGTTGTCAAGAGCACAAGATTCAATCCTTAAATACGTGGTGAAGATCATGGAAGTTTGCAATGCTCAAGGTTTTGTCTATGGGATTATCTCTGAGAAGGGTGGGCCAGTGACAGGGTCTTCTGACAGCTTACGTGAGTGGTGGAAAGAAAG GTTCGTTGTCTTCTATTACTAA